In Scatophagus argus isolate fScaArg1 chromosome 5, fScaArg1.pri, whole genome shotgun sequence, a genomic segment contains:
- the opa3 gene encoding optic atrophy 3 protein homolog: MVVGAFPIAKLLYLGVRQMSKPVANRIKAGARRSEFFKNYICLPPAQLYHWIEMRTKMRIMGFRGSTIKPLNEDAAAELGAELLGEAIIFLVGGGCMVLEYTRQSANSRRKEEELNETITSLQTQIAELTLTTETLDAQLREVNRQLLSIPVPNRK, from the exons ATGGTTGTGGGTGCCTTCCCTATCGCCAAACTCCTCTATCTCGGAGTGAGACAGATGAGCAAGCCTGTAGCGAACCGAATAAAAGCGGGAGCCCGGAGAAGCGAGTTCTTTAAGAATTACATCTGTCTGCCGCCAGCACAGC tTTACCACTGGATTGAGATGAGAACGAAGATGCGGATCATGGGCTTTCGCGGTTCAACCATTAAGCCTCTGAATGAGGACGCTGCTGCAGAGCTGGGTGCAGAGTTGCTGGGAGAGGCAATCATCTTCCTCGTCGGTGGTGGCTGCATGGTGCTGGAGTACACCAGGCAGAGTGCTAACTCTCGGCGTAAAGAAGAAGAGCTGAATGAGACCATCACAAGCCTACAGACTCAGATAGCAGAACTAACACTAACTACAGAGACTCTAGATGCTCAGCTGAGAGAGGTCAACAGGCAGCTGCTGTCAATTCCTGTTCCCAACAGAAAGTGA